From the Candidatus Zixiibacteriota bacterium genome, one window contains:
- the buk gene encoding butyrate kinase: MPTYLIIINPGSTSTKVALFDGDKKIAEETIRHDAHDLAQFDNVADSFEYRMNNINPWLDGLGVDLKQVKAVVGRGAPVKPLAGGSYAISTQMLDDLRTMKYSNHASNLGAIIAHHLGERFGVPCMITDPITTNNFTDIARVSGIPEIQRKCRVHALNIKEVCRREAAKTGKKLEEVNYVCAHMGGGVSVAALEGGRVVDVNDALLGMGPYSPDRCGALPIGPLVKLCYSGKFTEKELLDKLSRKSGLVAYIGAADLRECEKMIREGDEKALLYFNAMAYQIAKEIGQAAVVLKGRYEAIVLTGGMAKSQRLVDEISKYVGFLGKVIVVGGEFEMEALAAAGMRFLSGQEQLKDY, encoded by the coding sequence ATGCCCACCTACCTCATCATCATCAACCCCGGCTCAACCTCGACCAAGGTCGCGTTGTTCGACGGGGATAAGAAAATCGCCGAAGAAACCATTCGGCACGACGCCCACGATCTGGCGCAATTCGACAACGTCGCGGATTCGTTCGAGTACCGCATGAACAACATCAATCCCTGGCTGGACGGTCTCGGCGTCGACCTGAAACAGGTGAAAGCCGTCGTCGGCCGCGGCGCGCCGGTCAAGCCCCTCGCCGGCGGCTCCTACGCCATCAGCACGCAAATGCTGGACGACCTGCGTACCATGAAATACTCCAACCACGCCTCCAACCTCGGCGCCATCATCGCCCACCACCTCGGCGAGCGTTTCGGCGTGCCCTGTATGATCACCGACCCGATCACTACCAACAATTTCACCGACATCGCGCGCGTATCCGGCATTCCCGAAATCCAGCGCAAATGCCGCGTGCACGCGCTCAACATCAAGGAAGTCTGCCGCCGCGAAGCCGCCAAAACCGGCAAGAAGCTCGAAGAGGTCAACTACGTGTGCGCCCACATGGGCGGTGGTGTCAGCGTCGCCGCGCTCGAGGGCGGCCGCGTCGTCGATGTCAACGACGCGCTGCTCGGCATGGGGCCCTATTCCCCTGACCGCTGCGGTGCGCTCCCGATCGGCCCGCTGGTCAAACTCTGCTATTCCGGCAAATTCACCGAGAAGGAGTTGCTCGACAAACTGTCGCGCAAATCCGGTTTGGTGGCCTACATCGGCGCCGCCGACCTGCGCGAGTGCGAGAAGATGATCCGCGAGGGCGACGAGAAGGCGCTGCTCTACTTCAACGCAATGGCCTACCAGATCGCCAAGGAAATCGGCCAGGCAGCAGTGGTACTCAAAGGTAGATACGAAGCCATTGTCCTGACCGGCGGCATGGCCAAGTCACAACGCCTGGTGGATGAAATCAGCAAGTACGTCGGCTTCCTCGGCAAAGTGATCGTCGTTGGCGGCGAATTCGAGATGGAAGCCCTCGCCGCCGCCGGCATGCGCTTCCTCTCCGGCCAGGAGCAATTGAAAGACTATTAG
- a CDS encoding indolepyruvate oxidoreductase subunit beta gives MTKQAYDILIVGVGGQGVLLASEIISEVAMHAGLDVKKSEIHGMSQRGGVVTSHVRIGPKVYSPTIQQGEVDILMGFEKAEALRFAGWMKAAGTVIVSHTTLVPAIVTSTKGLHYPEDAIDDLKKKIHNVIDVEADKIAAELGNPRLVNTILIGVLSNLLPFDEKLWTDTIKSQVKEKFVAVNLQAFARGRSIHLAAVSP, from the coding sequence ATGACCAAGCAAGCTTATGACATTCTCATCGTCGGCGTCGGCGGCCAGGGCGTTCTGCTCGCCTCCGAAATCATTTCCGAGGTCGCCATGCACGCCGGTCTCGACGTCAAAAAATCGGAAATCCACGGCATGTCCCAGCGCGGCGGCGTCGTCACCTCGCACGTCCGCATCGGCCCCAAAGTCTATTCGCCGACCATCCAGCAGGGCGAGGTGGACATCCTGATGGGCTTCGAGAAAGCTGAAGCCCTTCGTTTCGCCGGTTGGATGAAAGCCGCCGGCACCGTCATCGTCTCGCACACGACGCTCGTGCCCGCGATTGTGACCTCGACCAAGGGCCTGCATTATCCTGAGGACGCCATCGACGACCTCAAGAAGAAGATTCACAACGTGATTGACGTCGAGGCCGACAAAATCGCCGCCGAATTGGGCAATCCGCGCCTGGTCAACACGATTCTGATCGGCGTGCTTTCGAACCTGCTGCCCTTTGACGAGAAGCTCTGGACTGACACCATCAAGTCGCAGGTGAAAGAAAAATTCGTCGCCGTCAACCTGCAGGCCTTCGCCCGCGGACGGTCAATCCACCTGGCGGCGGTATCACCGTAG